In Cicer arietinum cultivar CDC Frontier isolate Library 1 chromosome 7, Cicar.CDCFrontier_v2.0, whole genome shotgun sequence, a single window of DNA contains:
- the LOC101511919 gene encoding serine/threonine-protein kinase BSK2 isoform X1: protein MGCFHSKTAHLHSPEDPPTDLPDPNKPDPGDEGGDGDQESQVPAFKEYGLNELRRATHEFSTDYIVSESGEKAPNVVYRGKLENNRLVAVKRFSKHSWPDAQQFLAEAAGVGKVRHKRMVNLIGCCAEGDERLLVAEYMPNDTLSKHLFHWDKQPLPWEMRVRVAYHVAQALDHCSMENRKIYHDLNAYRILFDEDGDPRLSSFGLMKNSRDGKSYSTNLAYTPPEFLRTGRIIAESVIYSYGTVLLDLLSGKHIPPSHALDLIRGKNALLLMDSSLEGQYANDDATKLVELASKCLQFEARDRPDIKFLLTAVTPLQKQKEVASHVLMGLTKTAAVLPLPTMLSPLGKACARMDLTAIHDILLKTGYKDEEGAENELSFQEWTQQVQDILNTKKFGDIAFRDKDFKNAIEYYSKLVVMMSVPSATVFARRAFSYLMNDQAELALRDAMQAQVCIPDWPTAFYLQALALSKLGMETDAQDMLNDGAAFEAKRTNSWRG from the exons ATGGGTTGCTTTCACTCCAAAACCGCTCATCTTCACTCTCCTGAAGACCCTCCTACTGATTTACCCGACCCAAACAAACCCGATCCAG GTGATGAAGGGGGTGATGGTGATCAAGAATCTCAAGTTCCAGCATTCAAAGAGTATGGTCTGAATGAACTCAGAAGGGCTACACATGAGTTCAGCACTGATTACATTGTTTCTGAAAGTGGCGAGAAAGCTCCTAATGTGGTCTACAGAGGGAAGCTTGAGAACAATCGTTTAGTTGCTGTCAAACGCTTCTCCAAACACTCTTGGCCTGATGCTCAACAGTTTCTG GCAGAAGCAGCTGGAGTTGGGAAAGTGAGGCACAAAAGAATGGTGAATCTAATTGGATGTTGTGCTGAAGGGGATGAAAGACTCTTGGTAGCAGAGTACATGCCTAATGATACTTTGTCCAAGCATCTTTTTCATT GGGACAAGCAACCATTACCGTGGGAAATGCGTGTTAGAGTTGCATATCACGTTGCTCAGGCACTAGATCATTGTAGCATGGAAAACCGGAAAATATATCATGATCTGAATGCTTATAGGATTCTTTTTGATGAG GATGGTGATCCCCGgttatcaagttttggacttATGAAAAATAGTCGAGATGGGAAAAGCTACAGTACTAATTTGGCGTATACTCCACCGGAATTTTTGCGAACAG GCAGGATAATCGCAGAGAGTGTGATCTACAGTTACGGCACTGTCCTTCTGGATCTTTTGAGCGGCAAGCATATTCCCCCAAGCCAT GCTTTGGACTTAATTAGAGGGAAAAATGCATTGTTGTTGATGGACTCATCCTTAGAGGGGCAATATGCAAATGATGATGCTACCAAGTTGGTTGAGCTTGCATCAAAATGTCTTCAGTTTGAGGCCAGAGATCGTCCTGATATTAAGTTTCTTCTGACTGCAGTTACACCTCTTCAAAAGCAGAAAGAG GTAGCATCTCATGTGTTAATGGGCCTTACTAAAACCGCGGCAGTGCTACCACTACCAACCATGCTTTCTCCTCTTGGAAAGGCTTGTGCAAGGATGGATCTTACTGCTATTCATGATATATTGTTAAAAACAGGTTATAAAGATGAAGAAGGTGCAGAAAACGAG CTTTCATTTCAAGAGTGGACACAACAAGTGCAGGACATCTTAAACACAAAAAAGTTTGGCGATATTGCATTCAGAGACAAGGATTTCAAAAATGCAATTGAGTATTATTCCAAG CTGGTGGTTATGATGTCTGTTCCATCTGCAACCGTCTTTGCAAGGAGAGCCTTCTCTTACTTGATGAACGATCAGGCCGAACTTGCATTACGAGACGCCATGCAGGCACAGGTATGCATACCCGATTGGCCAACTGCATTCTACCTGCAAGCTCTTGCTCTCTCAAAGCTGGGAATGGAAACTGATGCACAGGACATGCTGAATGATGGTGCAGCCTTTGAAGCAAAGAGGACTAACAGCTGGCGTGgctaa
- the LOC101511919 gene encoding serine/threonine-protein kinase BSK2 isoform X2 has protein sequence MVNLIGCCAEGDERLLVAEYMPNDTLSKHLFHWDKQPLPWEMRVRVAYHVAQALDHCSMENRKIYHDLNAYRILFDEDGDPRLSSFGLMKNSRDGKSYSTNLAYTPPEFLRTGRIIAESVIYSYGTVLLDLLSGKHIPPSHALDLIRGKNALLLMDSSLEGQYANDDATKLVELASKCLQFEARDRPDIKFLLTAVTPLQKQKEVASHVLMGLTKTAAVLPLPTMLSPLGKACARMDLTAIHDILLKTGYKDEEGAENELSFQEWTQQVQDILNTKKFGDIAFRDKDFKNAIEYYSKLVVMMSVPSATVFARRAFSYLMNDQAELALRDAMQAQVCIPDWPTAFYLQALALSKLGMETDAQDMLNDGAAFEAKRTNSWRG, from the exons ATGGTGAATCTAATTGGATGTTGTGCTGAAGGGGATGAAAGACTCTTGGTAGCAGAGTACATGCCTAATGATACTTTGTCCAAGCATCTTTTTCATT GGGACAAGCAACCATTACCGTGGGAAATGCGTGTTAGAGTTGCATATCACGTTGCTCAGGCACTAGATCATTGTAGCATGGAAAACCGGAAAATATATCATGATCTGAATGCTTATAGGATTCTTTTTGATGAG GATGGTGATCCCCGgttatcaagttttggacttATGAAAAATAGTCGAGATGGGAAAAGCTACAGTACTAATTTGGCGTATACTCCACCGGAATTTTTGCGAACAG GCAGGATAATCGCAGAGAGTGTGATCTACAGTTACGGCACTGTCCTTCTGGATCTTTTGAGCGGCAAGCATATTCCCCCAAGCCAT GCTTTGGACTTAATTAGAGGGAAAAATGCATTGTTGTTGATGGACTCATCCTTAGAGGGGCAATATGCAAATGATGATGCTACCAAGTTGGTTGAGCTTGCATCAAAATGTCTTCAGTTTGAGGCCAGAGATCGTCCTGATATTAAGTTTCTTCTGACTGCAGTTACACCTCTTCAAAAGCAGAAAGAG GTAGCATCTCATGTGTTAATGGGCCTTACTAAAACCGCGGCAGTGCTACCACTACCAACCATGCTTTCTCCTCTTGGAAAGGCTTGTGCAAGGATGGATCTTACTGCTATTCATGATATATTGTTAAAAACAGGTTATAAAGATGAAGAAGGTGCAGAAAACGAG CTTTCATTTCAAGAGTGGACACAACAAGTGCAGGACATCTTAAACACAAAAAAGTTTGGCGATATTGCATTCAGAGACAAGGATTTCAAAAATGCAATTGAGTATTATTCCAAG CTGGTGGTTATGATGTCTGTTCCATCTGCAACCGTCTTTGCAAGGAGAGCCTTCTCTTACTTGATGAACGATCAGGCCGAACTTGCATTACGAGACGCCATGCAGGCACAGGTATGCATACCCGATTGGCCAACTGCATTCTACCTGCAAGCTCTTGCTCTCTCAAAGCTGGGAATGGAAACTGATGCACAGGACATGCTGAATGATGGTGCAGCCTTTGAAGCAAAGAGGACTAACAGCTGGCGTGgctaa